The Sphingobacterium bambusae genome includes a window with the following:
- a CDS encoding penicillin-binding protein 1A — translation MKRESKQSKLTAEDIKRYTFNFWKILAVVILVGVVFIASVRFGVFGKLPSFQELENPKSNLASEILSDDLQVLGTYYRHNRSNVKYSELSPYLIQALISTEDKRFYDHSGIDYSRTITSVFHTLFGNKQGGSTITQQLALNLFSERRERNTFKRVMQKFQEWITAVRLERSYTKEEIITMYFNTVDFGYKNTYGIKSAARTFFSTTPDKLSPEEAAILVGMLKGPSVYSPVRFPDNAMSRRNTVLNNMADQNFLTADQLAKAKSNPINLKLSISSYGEGLAPYFRAMLKDEIKKAFKELSITKADGTPYDLDRDGLRIYTPINYAMQQYAEQAQKEWMTKLQRDFDRQYRNSDPFRGDNAKLLVKGMRNSDRYRALKESGFSEEDIKKEFQKKVPMTIFTYRGNVDTVMTPMDSIRYNKLFLRNAVMSMEPKTGHIKAWVGGINFEHFKFDHVKQAQRQVGSTAKPFTYATAIDNGYSPCFTVPNHMQTYGNWTPRGTTQGGDPITLKDALKYSQNFASAYVINEVSAQNVAMLTKKMGITSEVPNYPSIALGSYEANVFDMVGAYSAFVNQGTWIEPTMILRIEDKNGTVIYEKMPKVVKALNSETAYIMVNMLKGVVDGGTGSRVRRAEYGGLTNPMGGKTGTTNDNSDAWFIGITPDLVTGVWTGAEDRGIRFHSMASGQGAAAALPIFGLYMRKVYNDKQLHYTQEDFPLPPGGLTRELDCSKYQPFHGTSSEEGQLDDDRLGF, via the coding sequence ATGAAGAGAGAATCAAAGCAAAGTAAATTGACCGCAGAAGATATCAAGCGATATACCTTCAATTTTTGGAAAATATTGGCTGTCGTGATCTTGGTGGGTGTGGTGTTTATCGCGAGTGTTCGTTTCGGTGTTTTTGGCAAGCTGCCTTCTTTTCAGGAGTTGGAGAACCCGAAGAGTAACCTTGCGTCGGAAATCCTTTCCGATGATCTTCAGGTTTTGGGGACTTACTACAGACACAATCGTTCCAACGTAAAATACAGTGAATTGTCGCCTTATTTGATCCAGGCACTGATCTCGACAGAAGATAAGCGCTTCTACGACCATTCAGGAATAGACTATTCGCGTACCATCACCTCGGTGTTCCATACCTTGTTTGGCAATAAGCAGGGAGGAAGTACGATTACCCAGCAGCTAGCGTTAAATCTGTTCTCCGAGCGCAGGGAGCGGAATACCTTTAAGCGGGTGATGCAGAAATTTCAGGAATGGATCACGGCAGTGCGTCTTGAAAGAAGCTACACCAAGGAAGAGATCATTACCATGTACTTTAATACAGTTGATTTCGGCTACAAAAACACCTACGGAATTAAGTCGGCAGCACGCACGTTTTTTAGCACTACTCCCGATAAATTGTCTCCAGAGGAGGCGGCTATCTTGGTGGGTATGTTGAAAGGCCCGTCGGTGTACTCTCCTGTGCGATTTCCTGATAATGCGATGTCGCGTAGAAATACGGTGTTGAACAATATGGCCGATCAGAATTTTCTTACGGCGGATCAATTAGCAAAAGCAAAAAGTAATCCCATTAACTTGAAGCTGAGTATATCCAGCTATGGCGAAGGATTAGCACCTTACTTTCGCGCTATGTTGAAAGACGAGATCAAAAAGGCATTTAAGGAACTCTCAATCACGAAAGCAGATGGCACGCCTTATGACTTAGATCGGGATGGCTTGCGTATATATACACCCATCAATTACGCCATGCAGCAATATGCGGAGCAGGCGCAAAAAGAATGGATGACGAAATTGCAACGGGATTTCGATCGGCAGTATAGAAATTCTGATCCCTTTCGTGGGGATAATGCGAAGTTGCTCGTGAAAGGTATGCGTAATTCTGATCGTTACCGTGCGCTTAAAGAGTCTGGTTTCTCCGAGGAGGATATTAAGAAGGAGTTTCAGAAGAAGGTGCCGATGACCATCTTTACCTACAGAGGTAATGTAGATACGGTGATGACACCGATGGATTCGATCCGTTACAACAAGCTTTTCTTACGAAATGCGGTAATGTCTATGGAACCGAAGACCGGCCATATTAAAGCTTGGGTGGGAGGAATAAATTTTGAGCATTTTAAATTTGATCATGTTAAACAAGCTCAACGACAAGTCGGCTCTACTGCGAAGCCTTTTACCTACGCTACGGCTATTGACAACGGCTATTCACCTTGTTTTACGGTGCCCAATCATATGCAGACCTATGGCAACTGGACGCCTCGTGGAACGACACAGGGAGGCGACCCTATTACGCTGAAAGATGCACTTAAGTATTCGCAAAACTTTGCCAGTGCATATGTGATTAACGAAGTGTCTGCGCAGAATGTAGCGATGCTGACTAAGAAAATGGGGATTACCTCAGAAGTTCCCAACTATCCTTCTATTGCCTTGGGATCATATGAGGCAAATGTTTTCGATATGGTAGGCGCCTATTCGGCGTTTGTCAACCAAGGTACGTGGATCGAGCCAACGATGATTTTGCGTATCGAAGATAAGAATGGTACAGTTATCTACGAGAAGATGCCAAAAGTAGTGAAAGCACTGAATAGCGAAACCGCTTACATCATGGTGAATATGCTTAAAGGAGTCGTTGATGGTGGAACAGGATCGCGGGTAAGAAGAGCGGAGTATGGCGGGCTGACTAATCCGATGGGCGGTAAGACGGGTACCACGAACGACAACTCGGATGCTTGGTTTATCGGTATCACCCCAGATTTGGTTACCGGCGTTTGGACCGGAGCGGAAGATCGCGGTATTCGATTCCATAGCATGGCCTCCGGCCAAGGTGCTGCGGCGGCATTGCCGATTTTTGGTTTGTATATGCGAAAGGTGTATAACGATAAGCAACTGCACTATACACAAGAGGATTTTCCGTTGCCACCAGGCGGATTAACGCGAGAACTAGATTGTAGCAAATATCAGCCTTTCCACGGAACATCCTCGGAAGAAGGTCAACTGGATGACGATAGGCTAGGTTTTTAA
- the uvrC gene encoding excinuclease ABC subunit UvrC: protein MELFDYKEELKRIPHKPGVYQYFDKNNELIYVGKAKNLRNRVGSYFVNDNQLNSKTKVLVRKINRIAFTIVDTEIDAWLLENNLIKKHKPRYNVMLKDDKTYPWIVIKQEHFPRVFWTRKYIKDGSRYYGPYASVSMMHIILDMIRELFPLRTCNLNLAPENVAKGKYKVCLEYQIGNCKGPCEGYQAEEDYNQNLSDIKDILNGKISVVTNRLKAQMNDAVSGLNFEAAHIFKAKLDKLSNYQSKSTVVSSSITNVDVFNIASDDSYAFVNYLKVAHGVVIQTQTLEMKKRLDESEEELLALAIPEIRSRFKSTSREIIVPFDMHIEEREDMKFTVPKMGDKRNLLDLSYKNVAYFKKERMLQYERLNPEIKTERVLKQMQKDLRMNVLPRHIECFDNSNIQGNFPVSAIVVFKDAKPSKKDYRHFNVKTVVGPNDFATMEEAVFRRYRRLLDEDQTLPQLIIIDGGKGQLGAALKSLKLLGIEKQVTVIGIAKRLEELYYPGDQYPLYLDKKSETLRIIQHLRDEAHRFGITFHRNQRSKKTFVSELENIPGIGKTSVEKLLKAFKSAKKVQEASDEDLGKVLNQKQVKALRTYFSS, encoded by the coding sequence ATGGAGTTATTTGATTACAAAGAAGAGCTAAAGAGGATACCGCATAAGCCCGGTGTATATCAGTATTTTGATAAAAACAATGAGCTGATCTATGTGGGTAAAGCAAAGAATTTGCGTAATAGGGTAGGTTCTTATTTTGTGAATGATAACCAACTAAACAGCAAAACTAAGGTGTTGGTGCGTAAAATCAATCGTATCGCTTTTACGATCGTGGATACGGAGATTGATGCTTGGTTATTGGAAAATAACCTGATCAAAAAGCACAAACCGCGCTACAATGTGATGCTGAAGGATGACAAGACCTATCCTTGGATCGTGATTAAGCAAGAGCATTTTCCACGTGTCTTTTGGACGCGAAAGTACATCAAGGACGGCTCGCGCTACTATGGACCTTATGCTTCGGTGAGCATGATGCACATTATCTTGGATATGATCCGTGAATTGTTCCCTTTGCGCACCTGCAACCTAAATTTGGCGCCCGAGAACGTTGCAAAAGGGAAGTATAAGGTTTGCCTAGAGTATCAAATAGGGAATTGTAAAGGTCCTTGCGAGGGCTATCAGGCAGAGGAAGACTACAATCAGAATCTTTCCGATATCAAGGATATCCTCAATGGCAAGATTTCAGTGGTGACCAACCGGCTGAAAGCCCAAATGAACGATGCGGTAAGCGGATTGAATTTTGAGGCGGCACATATCTTTAAAGCCAAGCTGGATAAGCTCTCCAACTATCAAAGTAAATCTACGGTAGTGAGTTCTTCCATCACCAATGTAGATGTATTCAATATCGCCTCGGATGATAGTTATGCCTTTGTGAATTACTTGAAGGTGGCGCATGGTGTTGTTATCCAAACGCAAACACTCGAGATGAAAAAACGTCTGGACGAATCGGAGGAGGAACTGCTTGCCTTGGCGATCCCGGAGATCAGGAGTCGTTTCAAGAGCACGTCAAGAGAGATTATCGTGCCGTTTGATATGCATATTGAGGAAAGGGAAGATATGAAGTTTACCGTGCCTAAAATGGGCGATAAACGTAACCTATTGGATCTTTCCTATAAAAACGTTGCCTACTTTAAGAAGGAGCGTATGCTGCAGTATGAACGCCTGAATCCGGAAATAAAAACGGAACGTGTGTTGAAGCAGATGCAAAAAGATTTACGCATGAATGTTTTGCCTCGGCATATTGAGTGTTTCGATAACTCCAATATACAGGGGAACTTTCCCGTTTCGGCTATCGTTGTCTTCAAAGATGCGAAGCCCTCCAAGAAAGATTATCGACATTTTAACGTGAAAACCGTTGTTGGACCCAATGACTTTGCTACGATGGAAGAAGCTGTTTTCAGGCGCTACCGACGCTTGTTAGACGAGGATCAAACATTGCCGCAGCTGATCATCATTGATGGCGGTAAAGGTCAGTTGGGAGCGGCGTTAAAAAGTCTAAAGTTGCTAGGAATAGAAAAACAGGTAACGGTAATCGGTATTGCCAAAAGGCTGGAAGAACTTTATTATCCAGGCGACCAATATCCGCTCTATTTGGATAAAAAGTCGGAAACTTTACGCATTATTCAGCACCTTCGTGACGAGGCTCACCGTTTCGGGATCACCTTCCACCGTAACCAACGTAGTAAGAAGACCTTTGTTTCTGAATTGGAGAATATCCCAGGTATTGGGAAGACATCGGTAGAAAAGCTATTGAAGGCTTTTAAATCTGCCAAGAAGGTGCAAGAGGCAAGTGACGAAGATTTAGGAAAAGTGCTTAACCAAAAGCAGGTTAAAGCACTTCGCACCTATTTCAGTAGTTAA
- the era gene encoding GTPase Era, with protein sequence MSHKAGFVSIIGKPNAGKSTLMNSLVGEKMSIITPKAQTTRHRIIGIVNDENHQIVFSDTPGVIKPNYSLQESMMNFVQGSLIDADIILFVTDIHEKYDENDVIEKLRKTSSPVAVLINKIDKSSEEEVKSKIDFWQEKLNPDSIFAISALKDHGVTGIMQYIKEKLPEHAPYYEKDELTDKNMRFFVAEMIREKIFKLYDKEIPYSTEVVVTAYKEEENLTRIAAEIIVERDSQKNIIIGKAGALIKKVGTYARQDMEEFIGGKVFLEMFVKVIPDWRSKKNYLKKFGYDD encoded by the coding sequence ATGTCGCACAAAGCAGGATTCGTAAGTATTATCGGAAAACCCAATGCGGGCAAGTCCACCCTAATGAACTCATTAGTAGGTGAGAAGATGTCCATTATCACACCAAAAGCCCAAACTACGCGGCACCGAATTATTGGAATCGTGAATGATGAGAATCATCAAATTGTGTTCTCGGATACTCCCGGGGTCATAAAACCGAACTATTCCTTACAAGAATCCATGATGAATTTCGTGCAGGGATCATTGATCGATGCCGATATCATCCTTTTTGTGACCGACATCCATGAGAAATATGATGAGAACGACGTTATAGAGAAGTTACGAAAAACCTCATCGCCTGTGGCTGTATTGATCAACAAGATCGACAAATCTTCCGAAGAAGAGGTCAAAAGCAAGATAGACTTTTGGCAAGAGAAGCTCAATCCGGATTCCATTTTCGCCATTTCAGCATTGAAAGATCATGGAGTGACAGGAATCATGCAATATATCAAGGAGAAGCTTCCTGAACATGCGCCATACTACGAGAAAGATGAATTGACGGATAAAAACATGCGTTTCTTCGTTGCCGAAATGATTCGGGAAAAGATCTTTAAATTGTATGACAAGGAAATTCCTTACAGTACAGAAGTTGTGGTTACCGCCTATAAGGAAGAAGAGAACCTTACTAGAATTGCGGCAGAAATTATAGTCGAGCGCGATTCACAGAAAAATATTATTATCGGCAAGGCTGGTGCCCTGATTAAAAAAGTAGGCACATACGCCCGTCAAGATATGGAAGAATTTATCGGCGGCAAGGTGTTTCTAGAAATGTTTGTCAAAGTGATCCCCGACTGGAGAAGCAAGAAAAACTACCTGAAAAAATTTGGTTACGACGATTAA
- a CDS encoding TCR/Tet family MFS transporter, with protein MFFIFLTVVIDTIGLGIIIPVLPSLIKELIHGDLSEASRYGGWLMFCYAFTQFIFASVLGNLSDCYGRRPVLLFSLLGFSINYVLMGFAPSIGWLFLGRLIAGVTGASHTVAAAYIADISTPQKKAQNFGLLGAAFGLGFIIGPVIGGLLGQFGSRIPFFAAGGLSLLNLIYGYFVVPESLPSANRRGFSWRNANPVGAFQHMKKYPQIYALVSCIFLVNLAAHAVQSTWSYYTMEKFQWDEKMVGISLGFIGTLLTIVQAGLLRIAIPKLGLPRSILIGLLLHSISLPLIALAPSTWMLFAFSVIYVCGGIGGPAIQSLISNLTPANEQGQIQGGIASLISLTAIFGPLLMSNLFAFFAKDSTAYYFPGAPFVMGGAMTLTALLIAYVYFQKTRVSK; from the coding sequence TTGTTTTTTATCTTTTTGACAGTAGTCATTGATACAATCGGCCTCGGCATCATCATACCCGTTCTCCCCTCGCTCATCAAGGAACTGATCCACGGCGATCTAAGCGAAGCTTCCCGTTACGGGGGATGGTTGATGTTTTGCTATGCTTTCACGCAGTTTATCTTTGCTTCGGTGCTGGGCAACCTCAGTGACTGTTATGGTCGGCGCCCTGTGCTTCTGTTTTCCCTTTTAGGTTTTTCGATAAATTATGTGTTGATGGGGTTTGCACCATCTATAGGCTGGCTGTTTCTTGGAAGGCTCATTGCTGGTGTCACCGGCGCCAGTCACACGGTAGCTGCAGCCTACATCGCTGACATCAGCACGCCGCAGAAGAAAGCCCAAAACTTTGGTCTTCTTGGTGCCGCCTTTGGGTTGGGCTTTATCATCGGCCCCGTTATCGGTGGGTTGCTGGGCCAGTTTGGATCACGCATTCCTTTCTTTGCGGCCGGGGGCCTCAGCCTGCTAAATTTGATTTACGGATACTTTGTTGTACCCGAATCCCTACCATCAGCAAATCGACGCGGCTTCTCCTGGCGCAATGCCAATCCTGTTGGTGCTTTTCAACACATGAAAAAGTACCCGCAAATATATGCCCTCGTGAGCTGTATATTCCTCGTCAATCTTGCCGCTCACGCGGTGCAGAGCACCTGGTCATATTACACCATGGAAAAATTTCAATGGGACGAAAAAATGGTAGGCATCTCGCTCGGTTTTATTGGTACCCTGCTCACCATCGTACAGGCCGGCCTGCTGCGTATTGCCATTCCAAAATTGGGTCTGCCACGATCGATCTTAATCGGCCTCCTTCTGCATAGCATTTCCCTTCCACTTATCGCACTGGCACCATCCACTTGGATGTTGTTCGCATTTAGTGTCATCTATGTATGTGGTGGTATCGGCGGCCCAGCGATACAAAGCCTCATCTCCAACCTAACCCCCGCTAATGAACAGGGACAAATACAGGGAGGAATTGCATCGCTGATTAGCCTGACCGCTATTTTCGGACCTTTGTTAATGAGCAACCTATTCGCATTCTTTGCCAAAGATAGCACAGCCTACTACTTTCCGGGCGCTCCGTTTGTCATGGGAGGAGCCATGACACTTACGGCCTTGCTCATCGCTTATGTTTACTTCCAGAAAACTAGGGTTTCGAAATAA
- a CDS encoding GIY-YIG nuclease family protein yields the protein MLFTVYVQYASVHHKIYIGYTSNLAARLLSHNKLATKGWTIRFRPWKVIYKEEFDSKVAAMVREKELKSARGRLFIKTLINCYE from the coding sequence ATGCTATTTACCGTTTATGTGCAATATGCTTCTGTTCATCATAAAATTTACATTGGGTACACTTCCAATTTAGCAGCGCGTCTGTTATCGCATAATAAATTAGCAACGAAAGGGTGGACAATAAGATTTAGACCTTGGAAAGTGATCTACAAAGAAGAATTTGATAGCAAAGTTGCAGCTATGGTACGAGAAAAGGAATTGAAAAGTGCGCGAGGACGTTTGTTTATAAAAACCTTGATCAACTGCTACGAATGA
- a CDS encoding DUF3472 domain-containing protein has translation MYTNIFKKSLGLLIFLFIACISLANQVGEKRVADRSHYAVPLAGNAFLTNKPAAATEQIRNNGLINWSNPSSIVSVYFRVKDARTLNLKLRAKAPSANSSSRIRITLGGTSKEIELFGAEVKDYEVGVFSAQSGYVQVDLQGISKTGQYFGDVSHLLIGTELDSSDFLYANDPAYYYWARRGPSCHMAYTIPSSDPIEYYYGELTVPQGQDAIGSYFMSNGFSEGYFGIQVNSVTERRILFSVWSPFATDNPADIPEHLRVTLNRKGEGVHTGEFGNEGSGGQSFLRYNWTAGSSYRFLLKGKPDGNGATDFTAWIYLSDQDGWSLIASWKRPELSKNLTGFHSFLENFDPNNGHLGRKVLFSNRWVRTASGNWLPIQSAKFTVDATYHAKQRIDAIGGVLNDEFYLQNGGFFSTIVAPNSVFSIPAAQDAPKINFDALP, from the coding sequence ATGTACACGAACATCTTCAAGAAAAGCCTAGGGCTGTTGATCTTTTTATTTATAGCATGTATATCTCTAGCTAATCAAGTTGGTGAAAAGCGTGTAGCTGACAGGTCGCATTATGCCGTTCCGCTGGCTGGTAATGCTTTTTTAACAAATAAACCAGCTGCTGCCACCGAGCAAATCAGAAATAATGGTCTTATCAACTGGAGCAACCCTTCGAGTATTGTCAGTGTGTATTTTCGCGTGAAGGATGCGAGGACGCTAAACCTCAAGCTGAGGGCAAAAGCTCCCTCAGCAAATAGCTCGAGTAGAATCAGAATTACTTTAGGCGGTACCTCCAAAGAGATCGAACTCTTTGGGGCGGAAGTAAAGGACTATGAAGTTGGTGTTTTCTCTGCGCAGTCGGGTTACGTGCAGGTTGATTTGCAGGGCATTTCAAAGACCGGACAATATTTCGGCGATGTATCACACCTTTTGATTGGGACGGAGCTTGATTCGAGCGATTTTTTGTATGCCAATGATCCCGCTTATTACTATTGGGCTAGAAGAGGCCCGTCTTGCCATATGGCATACACCATCCCTAGCAGTGATCCTATTGAGTACTATTATGGAGAACTTACAGTCCCACAAGGTCAAGATGCGATCGGCTCCTACTTTATGAGCAACGGCTTTTCGGAAGGCTACTTTGGTATCCAGGTGAACTCGGTCACAGAGCGAAGGATACTGTTTTCGGTGTGGAGCCCGTTCGCCACGGACAATCCTGCGGACATACCGGAGCATTTGCGCGTAACCCTTAATCGAAAAGGCGAGGGGGTGCATACTGGCGAGTTTGGGAATGAAGGCTCTGGTGGACAGAGTTTTTTACGGTACAATTGGACTGCCGGAAGCAGTTATCGGTTTTTGTTAAAGGGTAAACCAGACGGAAACGGTGCGACAGACTTTACCGCGTGGATCTACTTATCGGATCAGGACGGTTGGTCATTGATCGCTAGTTGGAAACGCCCCGAATTATCAAAAAACCTAACCGGATTCCATAGTTTCCTTGAAAACTTTGATCCGAACAATGGGCATTTAGGACGTAAAGTGTTGTTCTCCAATAGATGGGTTCGGACCGCGTCTGGTAACTGGCTGCCCATTCAGTCGGCGAAGTTTACTGTAGATGCTACCTATCATGCAAAACAACGTATAGATGCTATCGGCGGTGTGCTTAATGATGAATTTTACCTGCAAAATGGTGGTTTTTTCTCGACGATCGTTGCTCCCAATAGTGTTTTTTCTATTCCTGCTGCTCAGGATGCTCCCAAGATAAATTTCGACGCGTTACCGTAA
- the porW gene encoding type IX secretion system periplasmic lipoprotein PorW/SprE, giving the protein MKLIDDKLIWNRFPLCLILPFFCLIVVSSCQLFRGSRSGVKQISEDSLKTDFFQNVTSRYNISYNANLMLEQERRAIYLAADKNYQVRLSVFDEPTTKGDPHKAMDSLIQKAYKIVNNKQESRYINDAYFLIGRAYYMKGSYYTASAFFDKLIQDARPEQASFKALAYAWKSRAYLQLGKLDAAGYLVDSAFMFLNDEAKTKTFVHAAKANYLLQVGKEEQAIPFLKYAIASTKRGAEQYRWKFLLAQLYRDSNNEEAYALFRTLAKSNVPFDMAFEASLQSAYGQSAQDSSNLALRVKPFLRMLNEGKNSGYRDQILFEIGKIYLHGGEEEQAMRYFNRSLNHVDRNPYQQTETFLVIADYLFSKEKYHYAQLYYDSTATVLPNTYTDVNKLRRKLAYMNELTTHYQEILWQDTLLALGKMTDELRGIFLDSLARQSLAQREQEMALKKSVPSGAEKKRPIAEYAAVQHTLPNQNTDLPASIFSDSRFYFNNQDALLLGASEFKRKWGNRQLKDDWRFAGDLAPQQIATQPVYTDNIVPAEKNDEWDAEGYLLQYPQKYLDAMPITEVDVTRLQQGIHDHMIAIGNIYRAYIRDDDKAIVLYEEILERFPHSAEAPTVLYALFRMYEERDPQKSSLYRNRLIKEFPTNTLAMLAQDPYYMDKVARDKRTLDRAFERLFTLYAQGDHVAVIRQADADLQGAFREQAMAAQIAYLRALAIGRVGLIDAFKTALDDIIVSYPSDSLVVPLARANRAFMDEHPAMFVNRVNALQDKDNLRVSFLDEPDMTPWPSLHINGDYRTAVAISQPPKKEDPQPKQVEQKTEEAKRNEVVALLEQQKAKAASIKGQVLDKRQQVLPTVAGGVLSANIRSSGLDSAVVEELLAEEERAVRHIDPANGSTAVKTGLQLSKTTSLEGRKLDVGGATIDFGANDYRDKKLFPDTATYYFAINVMDPRVNLAPSRYGIGQFNRSRYARNAINHQLNLVNAENQLLFVGPFETFEEVKTYETRILPLLPEIMKVPQEDYNSFIITREAIGTLTDGIQIRNYHQVYKEQ; this is encoded by the coding sequence ATGAAATTAATAGACGACAAACTAATTTGGAACCGGTTTCCGTTATGCCTTATTTTACCGTTTTTTTGCCTGATAGTAGTCAGCTCATGTCAGCTATTTCGGGGTAGTCGCTCAGGTGTAAAGCAGATCAGCGAAGATAGCCTCAAGACCGATTTTTTTCAAAATGTTACATCGAGATATAATATTTCGTATAATGCCAATCTGATGTTGGAACAGGAGCGACGAGCCATTTATCTAGCTGCGGACAAAAATTATCAGGTTCGACTCTCCGTGTTTGACGAGCCAACGACAAAAGGTGATCCGCACAAAGCAATGGATTCACTAATTCAAAAAGCTTACAAAATTGTTAACAACAAGCAGGAAAGCCGGTATATCAATGATGCCTACTTTTTGATCGGACGAGCCTACTACATGAAAGGTTCTTACTATACGGCGTCGGCATTTTTTGATAAGTTGATTCAAGATGCGCGCCCCGAGCAAGCGTCCTTCAAGGCTTTAGCTTACGCTTGGAAATCCCGAGCCTATCTGCAGCTCGGAAAGCTTGATGCCGCAGGATATTTGGTGGATTCGGCTTTTATGTTTTTGAATGATGAGGCCAAGACAAAAACATTTGTGCATGCAGCCAAGGCCAATTATCTCTTGCAGGTAGGGAAAGAGGAGCAAGCAATACCATTTTTGAAGTACGCCATTGCATCCACTAAACGAGGAGCTGAACAGTATCGGTGGAAGTTTCTGTTGGCACAATTGTACCGAGATAGCAACAATGAGGAGGCCTATGCACTATTTCGCACACTCGCTAAAAGTAATGTGCCTTTTGATATGGCTTTTGAAGCGTCATTGCAATCTGCATACGGCCAAAGCGCTCAGGATAGCTCCAATTTGGCGCTTCGCGTTAAGCCTTTTTTGCGTATGCTCAACGAAGGCAAGAACAGTGGTTATCGCGATCAGATTTTATTTGAAATAGGAAAGATCTACCTCCATGGAGGCGAGGAGGAACAGGCGATGCGTTATTTTAACAGATCGTTAAATCATGTGGACAGAAACCCTTATCAGCAAACGGAGACGTTTTTAGTGATAGCTGACTATTTATTTTCCAAAGAAAAGTATCATTATGCGCAGTTGTATTATGATAGTACGGCTACTGTTCTGCCAAATACTTATACCGACGTCAACAAGCTGCGCCGAAAGCTGGCTTATATGAACGAACTAACCACGCATTACCAAGAAATCCTTTGGCAGGATACCTTGCTTGCATTGGGAAAAATGACTGATGAGCTGCGCGGAATATTTTTAGATTCATTGGCCCGGCAATCGCTTGCTCAGCGCGAACAAGAAATGGCGCTGAAAAAAAGTGTACCTAGCGGGGCTGAAAAAAAGAGACCAATCGCAGAATATGCCGCTGTTCAACATACGCTACCCAATCAAAACACGGATCTACCGGCCTCTATTTTTTCGGATAGCCGATTTTATTTCAATAACCAAGATGCTTTGTTGTTGGGCGCCTCGGAGTTTAAAAGAAAATGGGGTAATAGGCAATTGAAAGATGATTGGCGCTTCGCTGGCGATCTCGCCCCACAGCAAATTGCCACGCAGCCGGTATACACGGATAATATCGTTCCTGCCGAGAAAAATGATGAGTGGGATGCTGAGGGATATCTGCTGCAATATCCCCAAAAATACCTTGACGCCATGCCGATTACCGAAGTTGATGTTACACGGCTGCAGCAGGGTATCCATGACCATATGATTGCGATTGGGAATATCTATCGAGCATATATCAGAGATGACGATAAAGCTATTGTTCTCTACGAAGAAATTTTAGAGCGTTTTCCTCATTCAGCAGAAGCACCGACCGTCCTGTATGCGTTGTTTCGAATGTATGAAGAGCGTGATCCACAAAAAAGTAGTTTATACAGGAATCGCTTGATCAAGGAGTTTCCGACCAACACGCTGGCCATGCTTGCACAAGATCCATACTATATGGATAAGGTTGCCCGTGATAAACGGACATTGGATAGGGCCTTTGAGCGTTTGTTTACCCTGTATGCTCAGGGCGATCATGTTGCGGTAATAAGACAGGCCGACGCGGATCTTCAAGGAGCGTTTCGCGAGCAAGCGATGGCTGCCCAGATTGCTTACTTAAGGGCATTGGCGATAGGGCGTGTGGGCTTGATCGACGCGTTCAAGACTGCTCTTGACGATATTATTGTAAGCTATCCCTCGGATAGTTTGGTTGTGCCCTTAGCACGTGCCAACAGGGCGTTTATGGACGAACATCCCGCTATGTTTGTTAACAGGGTAAATGCCTTGCAGGACAAGGATAACCTTCGTGTATCTTTTTTGGATGAACCTGATATGACGCCTTGGCCATCGTTACATATAAATGGCGATTACAGAACTGCGGTCGCGATATCGCAACCTCCAAAAAAGGAAGATCCACAACCTAAACAGGTGGAGCAAAAAACGGAGGAAGCAAAGCGGAATGAGGTAGTGGCATTGCTTGAACAACAAAAAGCGAAAGCTGCCAGCATTAAGGGACAAGTCTTGGACAAGAGACAGCAGGTTTTACCAACGGTTGCTGGCGGCGTGCTGTCGGCAAATATTCGTTCGTCTGGATTGGATTCGGCAGTGGTGGAAGAGTTGCTGGCAGAGGAGGAACGAGCGGTGCGGCATATTGATCCTGCCAACGGCTCTACTGCGGTGAAAACAGGACTGCAGCTTTCGAAAACAACAAGCTTGGAAGGTAGGAAGTTGGATGTAGGGGGGGCTACTATTGATTTCGGTGCAAATGACTATAGGGATAAAAAGTTGTTCCCCGATACAGCTACCTACTATTTTGCCATCAATGTGATGGATCCTCGCGTCAATCTAGCGCCAAGCCGATATGGTATTGGTCAGTTCAATAGATCACGCTATGCGCGGAACGCAATCAACCATCAGCTCAATTTGGTGAACGCCGAAAACCAGTTATTATTCGTTGGGCCCTTCGAAACTTTTGAAGAAGTTAAAACTTATGAAACGAGAATCTTACCTTTGTTACCTGAAATAATGAAAGTGCCACAAGAAGATTACAACAGCTTTATCATAACAAGAGAGGCAATTGGCACGTTAACTGATGGGATACAAATCAGAAATTACCATCAGGTATACAAAGAGCAATAA